DNA sequence from the Excalfactoria chinensis isolate bCotChi1 chromosome 2, bCotChi1.hap2, whole genome shotgun sequence genome:
tGCACAGGAGTAGCTGCCAGGGCCTGAGTAGACAAACGTGTTTGTGAGGACAAATTGAGCCAAGCTAGGGAGTGCCTGACACATCTCTGGTGCTTAGTCTTTGCTTCTCCAACCCGTGATGAGGCTGAGATCCCAGGCACAGCCCCAGAGGTCTGTGAGAAAACTCACCCCTCTCCttctgcctgctccctgcctcCTTGGTAAAGGCACTCACTGGCATCACAGTGCCTGTGCCTGTCTCCCAGCAATGCGTAGGCATCGTTGTCCTCCCACGCTGGTCTTCTGTCAGTGAAGGGAGGGAATATGGTAAGTCCCCACTGCTCCTGCTGATCCAAGGCATCCCTGTTTTTCCACCCTGACTCCATTTCCAGCTTGCCTGGAAATTGTCTTCTCCATGAAGATGAGGCCAACATTCACAAGCATCAAAAGACTAGGCCTGCTGGGGCAGTCCCTGAGCACAGTTCTTGTGCCTTCATGTCTCAAGAGTCAGCAGGACACCAACCTGTCTGGGATTTGGATTCCCATGATGAACATTTCTGATTTAAACTTGTCCTTGTCTCTGCAGAGGGGGCACCGGAAGCAGTTGATACCTGCTCGTGTcgcctgtccctgcagcagaaaTATATGCAGCATGAGTGTGAGCAGAGCATGGTGGTGCTGAGTGCTGTCACACCTGCAGGGTGAGAGGAGGGCTCCTACCTGAATGCAGGCTCGGTGGAACCATGCATGTTTGCAGGCTGGGCACACCAGGGTGCTGTAGGACTTTTTGTCTCCCACAGGATCCATGCAGATGATGCAAATGGTGTCTTGCTCTGGAGCTGCTTCCACTgcctgctgagggctgtgctCTTGGCAGAAAGAACTAGGAAAAAATTGGAAGGATGGACAAGATGAGCTGCGAGGATGGCAGAGGAAtgggaaggagccccaggccttggcTGTGGCAGGCTGTTGGGAGGTATCATGGCAGGTTCCTCACTTCCTcagctggtgctgacagcagggggttggaggcTAACAGGCTAAGCCTCATAGCCCTTACCTGTACTTTCCAAAGTGCTGACTGACACATTTGCCCTCGACGGTGCAGGGGAGATGGAAGCTGCGTTCACAGCCTGTTTCTGCACAGGTGATGGAAGCCCCTCTCTTGCCACAAATGAAACAGTGCTGGAAAGAACACAGTAGTCCCATCAGCTGTGGGCTGGCCCCACACCTCTGGGCAGGGGACAGGATGTGGGTACAGTTGGGTCACTCTGCATAGCCATCTTGTTGGCAAGACTCTTCTGCCAGAACAGGATTTTCTCCTGGAGCTGGTTGGAAAGGTATGTTCCTTTCTTGGGAGAAGGCTAAACTCACCAAACTTCTCCTGGCACAAACCTCCTTGCTACAGTCGGGACCTCACCTTCTGTTCTGCCTGCTGGATTGTGTGTTTGATGTCTTCAGGGCGCAGCACTACAATGCTATTCGATATTCTTGCTTTTTGAAGAAGGCTTCTGGAGAACATCTGtacaagagaaaagaataagatCTTGTTtggacagaaaggaaggaacCATTGCTTAGAGGAAGGTAAAAATGCCCAAGGGGAACTCACCGCACAGAATGCATGGACACAGATACCGAAGTCCACATGTTTGGGCCCACAGATGCTTGGGTCGACATCTATCTGCCCACACAGCATGCATGCTGGAGAGAAGAGAACAAATGCAGTGAGCAGCTGGCAGGGCCATGTATCCCCAAGGGCTGTGCTCAGgtgcctgctctgtgcctgccctGCTAGCTGAGGAGCAGTGTGGAAGGctgtggaggggaaggggacACTGCAGATGCAGTGGTCCGAGCAGGCAGCCACAGACCAGTTGTAGCCAAGGAACTCTGGAGCCCTGCTTGACAGCAGCTGGGGAACCCCTGCATAACTCTCCTTTCAGTCACAAGCACTCCACCTTCACCCGTATGCCTGGTGGGAGGGGCTGCACATAGGGATACTTTGCTCTCACCCAGCTCCCCTGATTCTGGGGCCTTTTGCATCCTTGAGGACATGGTGCACGTTGACAGTGAGCACTTGCAAAGCTCCTGCCCTGACAGCTCTGGGCTTTCTCCTCTGCACACTCGTCTGCCAACCCTGAGGGAGAGACAGGTTGAGGGTGAGTTTGCAGCTTAGGGCCCCTCAGCAGCTATGTGCAGCCCACTCCTCTCTGTCCTTCCCGCACCTCACCAGGTCGCACTGTTGCTGCCTGAGCCTGGCAGCCTTTGCTCTGCTCCGAGCCCTGCATGTCATAGTGGGACCACTCCCTGCCACCCACTCTGACACAGCCACAACCTCACCATGGTGAGGGCCTTTGGTACCAAAGCAGGAGGATGATGATTCTTGCAGCCAGTGCACAGTGAGGTGCCGGGGGCTGGCCATGCTGCAGAAGGATGgcctccctccacctgctggtgGCCCCTTGGCCAGGGCTAAATCCCTGGAGCCAACCTTGGGCATCCCTGCCCTTTCACCCCGATTCTGTTTCCAGCTTCTCTGTGAAGATGAGACCAACACTCACAGGTAGTGAAGGGCCAGGCTTGCCAGAGCAGACCCCGAGCAAGCACAGCTCTTGCAGGCTCAACATCTTGTGAACAAGCTGTTCAATACCAACTGGAGTGGGGTTTTCCTCCTCACAGTGAGCATTTCTCAACAAAATTGCTTCTTGTTTCTGCAGAGGGCCACTGGAAGCAGAGATGCCACTGTTCAGGGGCTGTTCCTGTAGCAGAAACACACGCAATGGGAGCATGAGTGGACCCTGGAGCTAATGTGTGCTATCTGCAGGATAAGAGGAGGGTTCCATCTGGATACAGCCCCACCAGAACCAGGTATGTGTGCtctgctgaaggaactgggtactctctttttttcttcttctcttttcaaaaatattttcatgtaaattacaaaaaagaagaaaaagtttggTTGCTTATATAAATTAACTAAGTATGTGCTTTATATGTGTTTCAAGACAATTCTTCAGTCAAAGTAGCCCAGACAAGCCAAAGAGTTGGACATTCAAGTCTATGCATAAATTACTCGTAGTTCAGCAAGTTTAGAATCTGAAACCACTATGGGCTAATGGATGCGCAATATTTTTAGCATGATAATCTACTCAAGGCTTGATTTCTCTGTTTTAGGtgcatctttgttttgttgttatcaCTAAGGATAGCATTTTGATTTTAcctttacaaaaagaaaactaaaagccaTAATCCTGAGTAGATAGAAgttcctttaaaacaaacaaaaatttcaCAGTACTGCTTATCTGAGGAATTGGTCATtgaggagggggaaaaatgagGCTTAttcataaaagcagaaattttttttttttttaagttgtagTGGGCTGAAGGGTACCATGTTTCCACATGTGGAGAGAAAATGGTAGAAGCAAAGTTTTGGGTGTGATCCGATTGCTTCAGtagaaaatgttaatgaatactagaagaatttttaaatttttaaagaaCTAAAGAACCTTAAGGATGAGAATGTAATAAAACTGGGTTAATGGCAGGGATGAAAAAAGTTAGTAACTAGCTGTGGTTACAGTAAGTCTCTAGGAAATGATAATATTGGACTTAATATTATCTAAAACTGATTGAACAATGAAACTGATGCAgaagagaaataggaaaaaaatgtaaagaaaaaattaatgaagTAAGTGTGAAGCTCATAAGCCGATAATGGAGAGAGTAAATTAATTATAGGGAATTAAAAATGCTGCCAATTATGAAATCAGATTTGCAGAGAAGTAGTTAtatctctcttattttataacATTAATTGAAAAATTTAGATATTAATTATTGACCAAATTAATTACAGAGGAAGAGAACAAAGATTTGAAGTAATGAGTAGCTAGTGAAAAGCCTGATGGTATCAGATTTTTGGTGCAGAGCAAGGAGTGGAGGTTTACAATAGAGAGCATAACAGTCAGCAGCCCTTATGACCCTGCCAGGCCTGGTAACTGTAGGTCATTATTTCAAAAAAGGTAGCAGAGAAGAGGTAGAGGAtcttatttaaaggaaaaagtccACAGCAAACTGGGGTCTGAACTAAATTCATCACaataagaatgatttttttcagcaagACATAGGTCTGTCACTCTAGAGtctcatttatattttatacaGTCCTAGCTGTTATGCATAGATGAGGTTAACACTGCTAAAATCAATACAGTTTATAGTAGTGCAATCTCTAGGGATGCAGTATGTGTTGGAACTACGTTCTATTTGCATGCTTTATAATGGggttagagaagaaaaagtaatttccaGTTAAGTGTATGATTCTTGCGCATGCAGGATGTGACTACAGATTAGGTTATCTGTGTCTAGAGCAGGTACAGAGTAGACCAGAGATGATGCCTAAGATTTTGATGAAGTGTGGGAGTTAACTAGGAATAAACATTGTCagtctttccttcctttcctgtccTTCAAATAAAGAAGATGAAGTCTATTTGGAATATTTAAATCCCATTTTTCAAATACGGACAAATAAGCAGACAAGAAAGGTGTGCATGCTGCAGTTGTTAAGCTGTTATCAAACTTagtaacttttattttcttcctgatattGTGTCTGTGGAATCTATTgaatggctgtttttttttgtttgtttgtttgttttgttttgtttttttttgtttttgtttttaatttatttatttgttttgctttgttttgtttttgtccttttttttttttttaatcttttattttccttcatgttaCAATTTATGagacttctgttttctgtcttttattattGCTTGTCAGAAATGAGAAGACGTAAAACTAAAATTTGCTTCTGAATTTTTATACAATTGTTCTGTCTTCGGTCTGTGTTATTATACAATGAAGATGAAGAATAAGATAAGATTAGAACTGACCTTCACAGTGTAACCTTTCAAAGATGGCATGAAGTTCTTTAAATTACACACTTCTTAGCAGAAAATCATAAGCTTGTGGACAATTGCTGACAAGTATTCTGTGTGATATTTCTAAAGCTATACTCTGTCCAAATCCTTCACTTTGGAAATAGGCTGCAGTTGCTAAATAAACTCCTAAACCAGCAGGGAGATTGGCACTATGCCTGAAAAATCAATTCCTGTCCTTAAACTTCATCTGAGACATATTAGGAAAACCACAACAGGAACTAATTAACAGATTCCTGAGTTGAACGTGAGTATGGACCAAATTAAATTTTCTATATATTACAAAGGATTATCACAGTGTAGTGGGAAGAACCCAGCTTCCTGgtttcattttgaatgtttCCATTAGAAGAATTgaatttcttaaaaagaaaatagttgcTCTTACAAAAACTTCAACATATGGACAGCATTATGGTGTATATATTGTGGTCTGTAACCCGTTCTGTACTTTTGTTTgcatcattttcattctttgtacAAATAGCTTTGTCTGACTTGATATTCTAGACTAGAACATGGTAAGAACAGTTTAGgtgagaaaaaagaagcaagattATTTCCATACAAACCCTACAAACCTTTCCTTACAGACCTCACAAACAGTAATGCTATTAAGCGCCAGTATTAATTACCAGTTTGTTACTTTTTGAACATGTAGGTACTTTTTACAGTTGTTAAGAACAGGTTGTAAGtctgtgaaatgaaatagaTTGCTAATGTaaactaataataatataaGTAATACATGTAGCATCTAACTACTAGAAAACATTTGAATTTCTTGTGGACATTGTATAAAACTTACAGTTATTGAAACTCCTCCTGCTCAGTAGACCAAAGGCAGGTGAATATTAGAAAAGCAACTGGTTTATCAGTTTGTAAACTACTACTGAGGGAAGTAGTGAACAACCAGCTAGCAAATCTTTCATGCCATAGGCCAGCATTCCAGTTGTGAAGCAGGAGGCTCAGATGGGACTTACTGTGCTGCTTCATTCCTCCTCTAAGAATATGTAATATGTTGACTACCAGAAAAAAGAGCAGCAATCAAGGCTAGCAACTGTATTTGTCGTATAGATCAATTACACTGGGGGTTCTCTGTCAGGTGTGAGTGGCAAGGAGTGGAAAATGAAAGTCCGGAAAGGTAAATTTGGTACTTGTGTTGATGTAGCAATGGCCTTCTTAGTGACAATGCTGAGAATGCCAGAGTTTGGGGTACATCAAGGAGCCCTCAGAGTCAGGTGTGTGTCACCAGCTGTTGGATCAAAGTATTTCTGGAGATACCGGCTTTTGGATACAATAATATTATGATTATTACCAGACAGTTACTGAAGACAATGTGATACTTCCAGACGCATGGATAAGAAGGCTATTGCCTAGTTTTCATTATTACTTTCTGTCTGTTTACATATATCATGTTCTAAATGTAAGCTTTATTGTAGTAGTATTCCATTTTAGAATTGTCTGTGTTGAGACGAGTGGTAAATGATTGGTGTGTGTTTCAGTTCATTTGGAGAATTAAAACTCTAGAAGGTTCAGGAATTGGGATAGGTGTTCCTCTCATCCTGATTTTATTAAACTTGTGAAGTGACTCAGGGTGAATTATTTGAAGTGATTGAATTCCCAGAATGGCACAATATATGCAGCATTACCACCCTGCAGTATGGGTGGATTAACGGATTCTTCATGAAGCTGCTTGAAACAGAGTGGAAGTTGTTAAAGGGCAAAATACTATGGTTGTTACTGTGCTTAGAAGGTTCAGGATTCTAAGGTGTTTTAATGAGTGGAGCTGCCAGCAACTTCGGTTAGTAATGTTACCaagtaatttttaatatatcatCCTCTTTAGTTGCTTCTGTAATTTGCTTATAAATATTAGATTATAAATAATCTCTATAGACAAGAAAGGACAATGGCAGTTGAAACTCAGGCTTGGGGAATAAAGAGAAGATGCCAACTTGAAAGCTCACACTCTTAGAACTGTTCTCAAAACACTAATCTCTTCATCCTCAgtggtgttttcttctgtgaaggaGTTTATAACGCATGTATAAACCTTTCCTGGAGATATTAAACAGAACCTATAAAAGTGCCACAGATTCAGTTGTAcgcttttttccctctctcccctcAGTAAGCATTAGGCATGTTTTGGAAGCAGACTACAAGGCctgttttttttgctgttaagaTATTGAGCAGGGCAAACTTTTATGACAGATATAAAACAGTGGCAAACCTGGGAATGGTTATAAATACTGTTGGTCTGAGCATTTTAAACTTTCAAGGTATTTGAAATTGACTGCTTGCTTTTAGGGAATGAGGCTTTGCAAAAGGGGAGCTTTCTCATTTCaggtttctctcttttttttttttttttttttattatgttctCTTAAAGAAATTTGACTATGTGTTGAAGAACTAATAGTAGAAGAGTACCTGCCACCTGCCAGTAATTTTGTTTCATGGTCCACAGTCTTGGATGAAACTACAGTGTTTGGAATGATTTGGATGGGCTTTCTCCTCTAGACATGAAATGTAGTGGACTGCTGCTGCTATTCAGTATTTACATAATGAAAACATGGTGTTCAATCATTACTCTTACATAatcaaattctttctttttgatcCTCCATTACCACACCTCTCAGCAAGCAGATGTGTCATCCTTAGTCTAATATCTaaacagaacatgaaaaatgtttttcgTGAGCAGTGTGCTTACTTTACTTAAGTTTAAGCACAAAGAGCTGAAGTATAAGCATGCTTTTTACTCTACTGGTCCACAGAGGAGATCCTCTTGCTGTTATCTTTTCTGCTGCACCGAGAGCtcaaaataaactattttcaaAGGCCTATCCTTATTACCACATAGGGAGAAACTAGGGGtctctggat
Encoded proteins:
- the LOC140247890 gene encoding LOW QUALITY PROTEIN: uncharacterized protein (The sequence of the model RefSeq protein was modified relative to this genomic sequence to represent the inferred CDS: substituted 1 base at 1 genomic stop codon), whose translation is MPKVGSRDLALAKGPPAGGGRPSFCSMASPRHLTVHWLQESSSSCFGTKGPHHGEVVAVSEWVAGSGPTMTCRARSRAKAARLRQQQCDLVRVGRRVCRGESPELSGQELCKCSLSTCTMSSRMQKAPESGELACMLCGQIDVDPSICGPKHVDFGICVHAFCAMFSRSLLQKARISNSIVVLRPEDIKHTIQQAEQKHCFICGKRGASITCAETGCERSFHLPCTVEGKCVSQHFGKYSSFCQEHSPQQAVEAAPEQDTICIICMDPVGDKKSYSTLVCPACKHAWFHRACIQVGALLSPCRCDSTQHHHALLTLMLHIFLLQGQATRAGINCFRCPLCRDKDKFKSEMFIMGIQIPDRRPAWEDNDAYALLGDRHRHCDASECLYQGGREQAEGEGPWQLLLCSSCAAEGTHRHCSYLSDSTDTWECNTCASVGTASSDNLDLSDPNNASQQGLGPSYASAAPQSSTASWAALESAPSSRVSESSSQKSQTRTEQRIHSHLHQDEDIYNQLQGHHGNSHAAALGSAAERWTLISASQGASGSSRDSPEAVSHRSRQGGCARARSRSPLQSQAPDSQSXPQRCCGRSHVPVTGAGNCTQGYIRQRAPGSSTKVFPSN